One region of Dokdonia sp. 4H-3-7-5 genomic DNA includes:
- a CDS encoding carboxy terminal-processing peptidase, producing MKRNLKLIAVVLLFSVASCSFTTKSFDDPDKDKTLLDLISYLLERGHYDAKDINDEFSAAVFDDYIDALDPYRRFFYKKDIEEFEKYKDKIDDAIRDKDLTFFDLTYSRLMERTKEANEIQADLLEKPFDFTEDEILDTDYEKQPFAKNKKELKNRWRQQLKLNALSSYFDKKEEQEKTPEEGEEVVNTDEPKEILSDEALELKARNEVKDNTKEFFEFTDELERQDYFAIFLNAVVEEFDPHTYYFAPVAKDRFDTQMSGQFQGIGARLQKKNGEIKITDVISGGPAWRGDELREGDVIMKVRQEDEKDAISIVGMRLQDAIEYIKGPKGTKVILTVKTKLDGSTQNITIERDIVELEETYAKSAEVEKDGKKYGIVNLPKFYFTMDDYKEKNAASDVKKEIERLKEEGMEGLVIDLRNNGGGSLKTVVDIAGLFIKDGPIVQVASSGDEPEVLEDADSSILWDGPLVILVNEISASASEILAAAMQDYKRAIIIGGKQTYGKGTVQNVADLNQYLRKNPYGDLGALKLTTQKFYRVNGGSTQLEGVKSDVVVPDRFKYIDIGERDQENPLPWDKIKAASYDVWDGYVDFDETIENSVQRMSKSEHLQLVDDYAKWIKDRRDDQQWSLNYEKYKERLAQSEEFAKKFDAIDDYDTKLSYKSLPYEQKLFESDTILKEKRDRWHKSLTKDAYVEEALNVLKDLKINNIRKDKLAAIKD from the coding sequence ATGAAAAGGAATTTAAAATTAATCGCAGTAGTACTCCTCTTCTCCGTAGCGAGTTGCAGTTTTACTACAAAGTCATTTGATGATCCAGATAAGGATAAGACATTACTTGATCTTATTTCTTATTTACTTGAGAGAGGTCATTATGATGCCAAAGATATTAATGACGAATTTTCTGCAGCGGTATTTGATGATTATATAGATGCATTAGATCCATATCGCCGTTTCTTTTACAAGAAAGATATTGAAGAATTTGAGAAGTATAAGGATAAAATAGATGATGCTATTAGAGATAAGGACTTGACGTTCTTTGATCTTACTTACTCACGTCTTATGGAGCGTACGAAGGAAGCAAACGAGATTCAAGCAGACTTGCTAGAAAAGCCATTTGACTTTACAGAGGATGAAATCTTAGATACAGATTATGAAAAGCAACCATTTGCAAAAAATAAGAAAGAGCTTAAAAATCGCTGGAGACAGCAATTAAAACTCAATGCATTGAGTTCTTATTTTGATAAAAAGGAGGAGCAGGAAAAAACACCAGAAGAAGGTGAAGAGGTTGTAAATACAGATGAACCTAAGGAAATTCTTAGCGATGAAGCATTAGAGCTTAAGGCTAGAAATGAAGTAAAGGATAATACAAAAGAGTTTTTTGAATTTACAGATGAACTAGAGCGTCAAGATTACTTTGCTATTTTCTTGAATGCGGTAGTGGAGGAATTTGATCCTCACACATATTACTTTGCTCCAGTAGCAAAAGATCGTTTTGATACTCAGATGAGTGGTCAGTTTCAAGGAATAGGTGCGAGACTTCAAAAGAAAAACGGAGAGATAAAAATTACAGATGTTATTTCTGGAGGTCCAGCATGGAGAGGTGATGAGCTGCGCGAAGGTGATGTTATTATGAAAGTGCGCCAAGAAGACGAGAAAGATGCCATTAGCATTGTGGGGATGCGTTTACAAGATGCAATAGAATATATCAAGGGCCCAAAAGGTACTAAGGTGATTCTTACGGTAAAAACAAAACTAGACGGAAGCACTCAGAATATTACTATAGAAAGAGACATTGTTGAACTCGAAGAAACCTATGCAAAATCTGCCGAGGTTGAAAAAGATGGTAAAAAGTATGGTATTGTAAATCTTCCTAAGTTTTACTTTACGATGGATGATTACAAAGAGAAGAACGCTGCAAGTGATGTAAAAAAAGAAATAGAGCGTCTTAAAGAAGAAGGAATGGAAGGTCTAGTTATTGATCTTAGAAATAATGGAGGAGGATCTTTAAAAACAGTTGTAGATATTGCTGGACTATTTATTAAAGACGGACCTATTGTGCAAGTAGCTTCTAGTGGCGATGAGCCAGAAGTTCTTGAAGATGCAGATTCTTCTATTTTATGGGATGGTCCACTTGTGATTCTTGTAAATGAAATATCTGCTTCGGCAAGTGAGATTCTCGCAGCTGCAATGCAAGATTATAAACGAGCAATCATCATAGGAGGTAAACAAACATACGGTAAGGGAACTGTGCAGAATGTTGCAGACCTTAACCAGTACTTACGTAAGAACCCTTATGGAGATCTTGGAGCGCTTAAGTTGACTACGCAGAAATTCTACCGTGTTAATGGTGGGTCTACTCAGCTAGAAGGAGTGAAGAGTGATGTGGTAGTTCCGGATCGTTTTAAGTATATCGACATAGGAGAGCGTGATCAAGAAAACCCGCTTCCTTGGGATAAAATTAAAGCTGCAAGTTATGATGTTTGGGATGGTTATGTAGATTTTGATGAAACTATTGAAAATAGTGTGCAACGTATGTCTAAGAGTGAGCATTTACAACTAGTAGATGATTATGCTAAGTGGATTAAAGATCGTAGAGATGATCAACAATGGTCACTTAATTATGAAAAGTATAAAGAGCGTCTTGCGCAAAGTGAGGAGTTTGCAAAGAAATTTGATGCGATAGATGATTATGATACGAAGTTGTCATACAAGTCACTTCCTTATGAGCAGAAACTTTTTGAAAGCGATACTATTTTAAAGGAAAAGCGTGATCGCTGGCACAAGAGTCTTACAAAAGATGCTTACGTAGAAGAGGCGTTAAATGTGCTTAAGGATCTTAAAATAAATAACATAAGAAAAGATAAACTTGCTGCGATAAAAGATTAA
- the surE gene encoding 5'/3'-nucleotidase SurE, giving the protein MKNKPLILVTNDDGITAPGIRNLIDVMLTIGDVIVVAPDSPQSGMGHAITINDTLYCDPVKLDPAATHKEYTCSGTPADCVKLANQQIVPRRPDICVSGINHGSNSSINVIYSGTMSAAVEAGVEGIPAIGFSLLDYSHDADFEPAKKYVERITRQVLKNGLPKGIVLNVNIPKLPAAEIKGTKVCRQAKAQWVEDFDKRTNPMGRDYYWLTGKFVNQDKGEDTDEWALSQGYVSVVPVQFDLTAHHFLQELNEWED; this is encoded by the coding sequence ATGAAGAATAAACCATTAATACTTGTTACAAACGATGACGGTATTACCGCTCCCGGAATACGCAACCTTATCGATGTAATGCTCACGATAGGTGATGTCATTGTTGTTGCACCAGATAGCCCGCAGAGTGGTATGGGACACGCCATTACCATAAACGACACACTGTACTGTGACCCTGTAAAACTTGATCCAGCAGCGACACATAAAGAATATACATGCTCTGGAACTCCAGCAGATTGTGTAAAACTTGCAAACCAGCAGATTGTTCCTCGCAGACCCGACATCTGTGTGAGCGGTATAAATCACGGCAGCAACTCTAGCATCAATGTAATTTACAGTGGTACGATGAGCGCAGCTGTAGAAGCTGGTGTAGAAGGCATCCCAGCAATAGGATTCTCACTATTAGACTACAGTCACGATGCCGATTTTGAGCCTGCAAAAAAATATGTGGAGCGCATCACTCGCCAAGTATTAAAAAACGGACTTCCTAAGGGAATTGTTTTAAATGTAAATATCCCAAAACTACCAGCAGCCGAAATTAAAGGTACTAAGGTATGCCGTCAAGCAAAAGCGCAATGGGTAGAAGATTTTGACAAGCGCACTAACCCTATGGGCAGAGATTACTACTGGCTCACCGGCAAGTTTGTAAATCAAGATAAAGGAGAAGATACAGATGAGTGGGCGCTGTCTCAAGGGTATGTATCTGTTGTGCCAGTGCAATTTGACCTCACGGCTCACCACTTTTTACAAGAATTAAATGAGTGGGAAGACTAG